A single Chlamydia suis DNA region contains:
- the rpoN gene encoding RNA polymerase factor sigma-54 yields the protein MLHQHRTASVTLCPSLHIQQGLDMLQMPVADLSAFVSQQITINPCFDLDSLDSPPDSFSFFPLNDQHPFTETLSSHLFRQIEEHFPLPQERIIAQYIVGNLSPEGFFLDDPSLSALDLGVSPLLFQTIWHRIQQLHPLGIASPSLQSYWLSLLEGSSHKEALTIIRQHFSRLARCDFAAISKKMRIPVADILAFLRQALASIPWCPAAGFSHSHKTPNPALPDAYLSFSQEAVWEISINKDFLPPIKLNPSVLHIYDTLPRDDKGHLSQHIRSAKHLLRNIKKREETLLAILQVVIPYQEEFLLNKRSYPKAFSVKQVAQELSFHETTICRAIDNKMLATPIGLISMRSLFPQAVGNCPDQSKATILHWIHQWISTEKHPLSDAAISQKILAKGIPCARRTVAKYRSQLNIPPAHQRKHLCSSLTTS from the coding sequence ATGTTGCATCAGCATCGAACAGCATCTGTAACGCTTTGTCCTTCTTTACACATTCAACAAGGGTTGGACATGTTACAGATGCCCGTTGCTGATCTTTCTGCATTTGTATCTCAGCAAATTACCATCAATCCCTGTTTCGATCTCGATTCTTTAGACTCCCCACCAGATAGCTTTTCCTTTTTTCCTCTTAACGACCAACATCCTTTTACCGAAACGCTTTCCTCGCATCTTTTTCGACAAATAGAGGAACATTTTCCCCTTCCTCAAGAACGTATTATAGCGCAATACATCGTGGGGAACCTTTCTCCGGAAGGATTTTTTCTGGACGACCCCTCTCTCTCAGCTTTAGATTTAGGAGTCTCTCCGCTCCTTTTTCAAACCATCTGGCATCGTATTCAGCAATTGCATCCTTTAGGAATAGCCTCTCCTTCCTTACAATCTTATTGGTTATCTTTATTGGAAGGTTCTTCTCACAAAGAGGCTTTAACGATTATCCGTCAGCACTTTTCCCGATTAGCTCGTTGTGATTTTGCCGCCATCTCTAAGAAAATGCGCATTCCCGTAGCAGATATTCTCGCTTTTCTCAGACAAGCTCTTGCTTCTATCCCCTGGTGTCCAGCTGCAGGTTTTTCCCATTCACACAAAACTCCCAATCCTGCTCTTCCAGATGCTTATCTTTCTTTTTCCCAAGAGGCTGTTTGGGAAATCTCCATTAACAAAGATTTTCTTCCTCCCATAAAACTTAACCCCTCCGTGCTGCACATTTACGACACACTTCCCCGAGATGATAAGGGCCATTTATCGCAACACATTCGTTCTGCCAAACATCTCCTTCGCAACATAAAAAAACGAGAAGAGACCCTATTGGCTATCCTTCAAGTTGTAATCCCCTATCAAGAAGAATTTCTTCTTAACAAACGCTCTTATCCTAAAGCTTTTTCCGTAAAACAAGTTGCTCAAGAACTCTCTTTTCATGAAACAACAATTTGTCGCGCGATTGATAATAAAATGCTCGCGACTCCTATCGGTTTGATCTCCATGCGATCGCTATTTCCACAGGCTGTTGGAAATTGTCCCGATCAATCTAAAGCGACTATCTTACATTGGATACATCAGTGGATTTCTACAGAAAAACATCCCTTATCTGATGCGGCTATCAGCCAAAAAATTCTGGCGAAGGGAATTCCTTGTGCTCGTCGTACGGTAGCGAAATATCGTTCGCAACTAAACATCCCTCCGGCACATCAGCGAAAGCACCTATGCTCTTCCCTAACAACATCATAA
- a CDS encoding CADD family putative folate metabolism protein has protein sequence MLDHPFYMKWSKGELTKEQLQAYAKDYYLHIKAFPKYLSAIHSRCDDLKARKLLLDNLMDEENGYPNHIDLWKQFVFALGVSPEELEAHEPSEAAKAKVATFMRWCTGDSLAAGVAALYSYESQIPCVAKEKIRGLKEFFGFSQPEDYAYFTEHEEADVRHASEERALIEMLSKDDSEQVLEASREVTQSLYGFLDSFLEPAACCHCHKPTCC, from the coding sequence ATGTTGGACCACCCTTTTTATATGAAATGGTCAAAAGGGGAACTCACGAAAGAACAGTTACAAGCTTATGCAAAAGATTACTATCTGCATATCAAAGCTTTTCCGAAATATTTATCTGCTATTCATAGTCGCTGTGATGATTTAAAGGCTCGAAAGTTATTGTTAGATAACTTGATGGATGAAGAGAACGGTTATCCTAATCATATTGATTTATGGAAGCAGTTTGTTTTTGCCCTTGGCGTTTCTCCAGAAGAGTTAGAGGCGCATGAACCTAGTGAAGCAGCAAAAGCTAAGGTGGCAACGTTCATGCGATGGTGCACAGGGGATTCTCTGGCAGCAGGAGTTGCAGCTTTATATTCTTATGAGAGTCAGATTCCTTGTGTAGCTAAGGAGAAAATCCGAGGGCTGAAGGAGTTTTTTGGTTTTTCTCAACCAGAAGATTATGCTTATTTCACAGAGCATGAGGAAGCAGATGTTCGGCATGCTAGCGAAGAGCGGGCTTTGATTGAGATGTTATCCAAAGATGACAGCGAGCAAGTTTTAGAAGCTTCACGAGAAGTAACACAATCTTTGTATGGCTTTTTAGATTCCTTTTTAGAGCCTGCAGCTTGCTGCCATTGCCACAAACCCACGTGTTGTTAA
- a CDS encoding putative folate metabolism gamma-glutamate ligase yields the protein MKITPIKTRRVVAQDSLQEILQEALPTLQERSIVAISSKIVSLCEGSVADAQVSKAELIKKEAEAYLFCEKSGIYLTKKEGILIPSAGIDESNTDQAFVLYPKNLLRSCNQIGEWLKKVFRVKELGVIITDSHTTPMRRGVLGIGLCWYGFSPLHNYVGSPDCFGRPLQMTQSNLVDALAVAAVVCMGEGNEQTPLAVIEQAPKVVYHQHPTSQEEYFSLRIDETEDLYGPLLQAVLWNQEKE from the coding sequence ATGAAAATTACGCCGATTAAAACTCGTAGAGTGGTTGCTCAGGATTCGCTGCAGGAGATTTTGCAAGAAGCCTTGCCGACTCTTCAAGAACGGAGTATAGTAGCCATCTCTTCGAAGATTGTCAGTTTATGTGAAGGATCTGTTGCGGATGCTCAGGTGAGCAAGGCTGAACTGATTAAAAAAGAGGCCGAGGCTTATTTATTTTGCGAAAAAAGCGGCATCTATCTAACGAAAAAAGAAGGTATTTTGATTCCTTCTGCAGGAATTGATGAATCCAATACAGATCAAGCCTTTGTTTTATATCCTAAAAATCTTTTAAGGTCGTGTAATCAAATCGGAGAGTGGTTAAAAAAAGTTTTTAGGGTGAAAGAGTTAGGTGTCATTATTACAGACAGCCATACTACGCCTATGCGGCGAGGAGTATTGGGGATAGGATTATGTTGGTATGGTTTTTCTCCTTTGCATAATTATGTAGGATCTCCAGATTGTTTTGGTCGACCCTTGCAGATGACTCAGAGTAATCTTGTGGATGCTTTAGCGGTAGCGGCCGTTGTCTGTATGGGGGAAGGGAATGAGCAAACGCCTTTAGCGGTGATTGAACAAGCGCCTAAGGTTGTGTATCATCAGCACCCGACTTCCCAAGAAGAGTACTTTTCCTTGCGCATAGATGAAACAGAGGATTTATACGGGCCGCTTTTGCAAGCGGTTTTGTGGAATCAAGAAAAGGAATAA
- a CDS encoding dihydrofolate reductase, with translation MIQATGIVAIDPRGVMGASGKLPWSYPEDLRFFAETIQHHPIIMGRKTWESLPDKYKCGRTVVVFSQKHRLSQGVWISSLAEYEKLSLDSPFLIGGAELFECFFQQNLLKACFVTHIQKTYPGDTYFPVKHLLGWKRKRIRQTENFAIYYYENYAD, from the coding sequence ATGATTCAAGCAACAGGCATTGTTGCTATTGATCCTCGAGGAGTGATGGGAGCTTCAGGAAAGCTCCCCTGGAGTTATCCGGAGGATCTACGCTTCTTTGCAGAAACGATTCAACACCACCCGATTATTATGGGAAGAAAGACTTGGGAGTCTCTTCCCGATAAGTATAAGTGTGGTCGCACTGTGGTTGTTTTTTCTCAAAAACACAGATTATCTCAAGGGGTGTGGATTTCTTCCTTAGCAGAGTATGAAAAGCTGTCACTAGACTCTCCTTTCTTAATAGGGGGGGCGGAGCTCTTTGAGTGTTTTTTTCAGCAGAACCTTCTGAAAGCTTGTTTTGTGACGCATATACAAAAAACGTATCCGGGAGATACCTATTTCCCTGTAAAGCACTTGTTGGGCTGGAAAAGGAAGCGTATTCGCCAAACAGAAAATTTTGCTATTTATTATTATGAAAATTACGCCGATTAA
- the folP gene encoding dihydropteroate synthase — protein sequence MTAWNFVCLSFGSNLGNRHEYIRRAFACLKKAGIKNLKSSVILETKAILLEGSPKEWDLPYFNCVAIGETQLSPDELVRECKVIERAFGRDFSLKWGPRPIDIDVILYGDETFAFHSETCTVPHPRLLERPFLISLIASLCPYRRFYLEGSPCNGKTFAELAAIYPLAEGEVLGSFGPATQIMGVVNITDNSISDTGLFLEARRAAAHAERLFAEGASIIDLGAQATNPRVKDLGNVEQEWGRLEPVLQLLAERWKGAKQYPDVSIDTFRPEIIRRAIEIFPIRWINDVSGGSLEMAHLAKEFGLRLLINHSCSLPPRPDCVLSYEESPVTQMLRWGESQLETFAQIGLDTSWQVVFDPGISFGKTPVQSMLLMEGVEQFKRVLECPVLIGHSRKSCLSLLGRFSYQDRDWETIGCSVALHDRGVDYLRVHQVEGNRRALAAAAWAGMPV from the coding sequence GTGACTGCTTGGAATTTTGTTTGTTTGAGTTTCGGCTCGAATTTAGGTAACCGGCACGAATACATAAGACGTGCTTTCGCATGCTTAAAAAAAGCGGGGATTAAGAATTTAAAAAGCTCCGTGATTCTTGAGACCAAAGCCATACTGTTAGAAGGGTCTCCGAAGGAGTGGGATCTTCCCTATTTCAATTGTGTTGCTATAGGAGAAACGCAATTATCTCCGGATGAGCTGGTCAGAGAATGTAAGGTGATTGAGCGGGCGTTTGGAAGAGATTTTTCATTGAAATGGGGCCCACGGCCTATTGATATTGATGTGATTCTTTATGGGGATGAAACGTTTGCTTTCCATAGCGAAACGTGCACAGTTCCTCATCCTAGACTGTTAGAAAGACCTTTTCTTATTTCTCTGATAGCTTCTTTGTGTCCTTATCGTCGCTTTTATCTTGAGGGATCTCCTTGTAATGGGAAGACCTTTGCGGAGCTTGCCGCTATCTATCCGCTAGCTGAAGGAGAGGTTTTAGGAAGCTTTGGTCCAGCAACTCAGATTATGGGAGTAGTTAACATCACCGATAACTCAATCTCCGATACAGGGTTGTTCTTGGAAGCAAGAAGGGCTGCTGCGCATGCAGAGCGGTTATTTGCAGAGGGAGCTTCTATTATCGATCTAGGGGCTCAAGCTACGAATCCTCGAGTGAAAGATCTAGGAAATGTGGAGCAAGAGTGGGGGCGTTTAGAGCCTGTTTTGCAGCTATTAGCAGAGCGCTGGAAAGGGGCAAAACAATACCCGGATGTGTCGATAGATACTTTTAGGCCAGAAATCATTCGACGCGCTATTGAGATATTTCCGATTCGTTGGATAAATGACGTTTCTGGGGGATCTTTGGAAATGGCTCATTTAGCGAAAGAGTTTGGACTCCGACTGTTAATCAATCACTCTTGCTCCTTGCCTCCAAGGCCTGATTGTGTGCTTTCTTATGAGGAATCTCCTGTTACCCAGATGTTGCGTTGGGGAGAATCTCAATTAGAAACTTTTGCTCAAATTGGCCTTGATACAAGCTGGCAGGTAGTGTTTGATCCGGGCATAAGCTTTGGGAAGACTCCAGTTCAATCCATGCTGCTTATGGAAGGGGTGGAGCAGTTCAAGCGTGTTTTAGAATGCCCTGTATTGATTGGGCATTCTAGAAAATCCTGCTTGAGTCTGTTGGGCCGATTCAGTTACCAGGATCGAGATTGGGAAACTATAGGGTGTTCTGTAGCTCTTCATGATCGAGGAGTCGATTATCTGCGAGTACATCAAGTTGAAGGGAACAGACGGGCTTTAGCTGCTGCTGCCTGGGCTGGAATGCCCGTATGA
- the folB gene encoding dihydroneopterin aldolase gives MYRLDITDFRVWVSMGVTEQERHHAQPILVSVSLIFKEEPKACSSDELSDGVCYAALVSLIEKTLTSNPCALIERLAKVLLEKLEEALAGQVSRIDLRVSKERPPIPDLLGPVSFSIGREVL, from the coding sequence TTGTATCGGTTAGACATAACTGATTTTCGTGTGTGGGTATCGATGGGAGTTACAGAACAGGAGCGGCACCATGCGCAGCCGATTCTTGTTTCCGTATCTCTTATTTTTAAAGAGGAACCCAAGGCATGTTCTTCGGATGAACTTTCTGATGGCGTTTGTTACGCGGCGCTTGTCTCTCTTATTGAAAAGACGTTAACAAGTAATCCCTGTGCTTTAATAGAACGTTTAGCTAAGGTTTTGCTGGAAAAATTAGAAGAGGCTTTAGCGGGACAGGTTAGTAGGATTGATTTACGAGTGAGTAAAGAGCGTCCACCGATCCCAGATTTGTTAGGCCCTGTGAGTTTTAGCATAGGTAGAGAGGTTCTGTGA
- a CDS encoding RNA polymerase sigma factor, with the protein MRMDTLDSQAAGAAQEEEIQRKLEELVTLAKDQGFITYEEINEILPPSFDTPEQIDQVLIFLAGMDVQVLNQADVERQKERKKEAKELEGLAKRSEGTPDDPVRMYLKEMGTVPLLTREEEVEISKRIEKAQVQIERIILRFRYSTKEAVSIAQYLINGKERFDKIVSEKEVEDKTHFLNLLPKLISLLKEEDAYLEERLLALRDPALSKQDQARLNDELEKCRIRTQAYLRCFHCRHNVTEDFGEVVFKAYDSFLQLEQQINDLKVRAERNKFAAAKLAAARRKLYKREVAAGRTLEEFKKDVRMLQRWMDKSQEAKKEMVESNLRLVISIAKKYTNRGLSFLDLIQEGNMGLMKAVEKFEYRRGYKFSTYATWWIRQAVTRAIADQARTIRIPVHMIETINKVLRGAKKLMMETGKEPTPEELGEELGFTPDRVREIYKIAQHPISLQAEVGEGGESFFGDFLEDTAVESPAEATGYSMLKDKMKEVLKTLTDRERFVLIHRFGLLDGRPKTLEEVGSAFNVTRERIRQIEAKALRKMRHPIRSKQLRAFLDLLEEEKSGSGKVKSYKN; encoded by the coding sequence ATGCGCATGGATACGCTAGATAGTCAAGCTGCTGGGGCAGCCCAAGAAGAAGAAATCCAAAGAAAATTAGAAGAGTTGGTGACTCTTGCTAAGGATCAGGGGTTCATTACGTATGAAGAAATTAATGAAATTCTTCCTCCCTCTTTCGATACGCCCGAACAGATAGATCAAGTTTTAATTTTCCTTGCGGGGATGGATGTTCAAGTCTTGAACCAAGCGGACGTAGAGCGGCAGAAAGAAAGGAAGAAAGAAGCCAAAGAGCTAGAGGGGTTGGCTAAACGTTCTGAAGGAACGCCGGATGATCCTGTCCGGATGTATCTAAAAGAAATGGGTACAGTACCTCTTCTCACTAGGGAAGAAGAAGTAGAAATTTCTAAAAGGATAGAAAAGGCTCAAGTACAGATAGAGAGAATTATTTTGCGTTTTCGCTACTCGACCAAAGAGGCTGTTTCTATCGCACAATATTTAATCAACGGTAAGGAACGATTTGATAAAATTGTTTCTGAGAAAGAGGTAGAAGACAAAACACATTTTTTAAATCTTTTGCCGAAACTAATTTCTTTACTTAAGGAAGAGGATGCTTATCTAGAGGAACGTCTTCTTGCGTTAAGAGATCCAGCGTTGTCCAAACAAGATCAGGCTAGACTGAACGACGAGCTGGAAAAATGTCGTATTCGGACACAGGCATATTTGCGATGTTTTCATTGCCGTCACAATGTGACAGAGGATTTTGGAGAGGTCGTTTTTAAAGCCTATGATTCATTTTTACAGCTAGAACAGCAAATTAATGATTTGAAAGTCCGCGCAGAAAGAAATAAGTTCGCGGCAGCCAAACTTGCTGCTGCGCGACGTAAGCTTTACAAGCGAGAAGTAGCTGCAGGAAGAACTCTTGAAGAGTTTAAAAAAGATGTTCGGATGTTGCAGCGTTGGATGGATAAAAGCCAGGAAGCTAAGAAAGAAATGGTGGAATCCAATCTACGGTTAGTAATCTCGATCGCAAAAAAATATACTAACCGAGGGTTGTCCTTCTTAGATCTGATTCAAGAAGGAAATATGGGCTTAATGAAAGCTGTGGAAAAATTTGAATATCGTCGGGGTTATAAGTTTTCTACTTATGCCACTTGGTGGATTCGTCAAGCTGTGACGCGAGCGATCGCTGATCAGGCGAGAACCATTCGGATTCCTGTTCATATGATCGAAACCATTAATAAGGTGCTTCGTGGAGCCAAAAAATTAATGATGGAAACAGGAAAGGAGCCTACTCCTGAAGAATTGGGAGAAGAACTTGGTTTTACTCCAGATCGTGTTCGAGAGATTTATAAAATAGCCCAGCATCCAATTTCTTTGCAGGCAGAAGTCGGAGAAGGCGGGGAGAGCTTCTTTGGGGATTTCTTGGAAGATACCGCTGTTGAATCCCCGGCAGAAGCGACGGGCTATTCTATGCTGAAAGACAAAATGAAAGAGGTCTTAAAGACTCTTACCGACCGAGAGCGTTTTGTTTTGATCCATCGGTTTGGTCTTTTAGATGGTCGGCCCAAAACTTTAGAAGAGGTGGGTTCCGCATTTAATGTGACGCGAGAGCGGATTCGACAAATTGAAGCCAAGGCTTTGCGGAAAATGCGTCACCCCATTCGTTCTAAACAGCTGCGAGCATTCCTAGATCTGTTGGAAGAAGAGAAGAGTGGCTCGGGTAAAGTTAAGAGTTATAAGAATTAA
- the rpsT gene encoding 30S ribosomal protein S20 — MAPKKPSKKAGPQKRPSAEKRVITSKKKQLRNHSFKSKVKTTLKKFELAVQSGDVESIAMGLRSVYSIADKAVKRGIFKKGKADRVKSRASGRACIAA; from the coding sequence ATGGCACCAAAAAAACCGAGCAAGAAGGCCGGACCACAAAAACGCCCTTCTGCAGAGAAGCGAGTTATCACTTCTAAGAAAAAACAGCTGCGCAATCACAGCTTCAAATCAAAAGTCAAAACCACATTGAAAAAATTTGAATTGGCGGTTCAATCGGGTGATGTGGAATCCATCGCGATGGGGTTGCGTTCTGTTTACAGCATTGCAGACAAAGCTGTAAAACGCGGTATTTTTAAGAAAGGTAAAGCTGATCGAGTCAAATCTCGCGCCTCTGGCCGCGCTTGTATTGCAGCCTAA
- a CDS encoding CT620/CT621 family type III secretion system effector, giving the protein MSSYYLNFRPTTVSGEGLFKIKLTNPCSNFENRAKPAINIEELNSGLYVLRRLAVALEAGYLGGGSVINPNNRIFPGGECGIRRVWEGSVPASGAISGTTVAEIKQNTAKVLVTTITDSLNALIEEVSELPMTQVASVSATLVLMAAYQQNPTLIETEQGGVFASAHIPSDEAIKEVIKKEKEQAIQEGKDRVTAQLTAQGASEKVIEDSLKDYEEHYVSEYFNTHVKQALLKHRANIGENIQMMLDKCLALGPAVPDALTKDNVKEANAKWVLKAWMDAFNRAMETESALGGDKAIVEAVLKMIPYAEPTHPKLNDADINAIYTQAALPPPEVMDYYLTSQDAGICKGEVVKAFQQATQNLAAVRADIEANIEELEVKKTSFQQAQASLESMLEGVKRLNDNKKFTSVRLSSVMECYAGLLALSQMSGVLETKGINLITEYVNRFLQLNNGNTAQTLAHVISYVAAYCEVAESTMANTILEAQKNTVVQKVKAKFQELNQRTFCGTLTAPSDTELQNNYIEGRNGVCQAYFSKFVDSVITSGLDLSSAATQAQTMLAEFQTKAAEYLNTFQTKIDALKQAYEDLDPTKASFNASAGGQASLREKAVNSWVESTSLGSAFIHLILNTQIPKQENFLNPLIQEVNFNNVAANAVNDLLSITNNFSTSSVYYNLSSYLVESREGQNYFCGDFFEFLSALAKEREYIARDINSCYRAQAFGKALLAKVEALATGNKVTAAQANSMRTQTNLYLSFIQIIVEQLAVLDSLLRSFYYNPLQKDGKYDANKYEIRGPTDWISTLASLEGYAANGFDKASPSGGLGPMHTLVQTDQHDYLTQSQTQQLNLQNQMTNIQQEWTLVSTSMQVLNGILSHLAAEIYTN; this is encoded by the coding sequence ATGTCTTCTTACTATTTAAATTTCCGGCCGACTACCGTATCTGGGGAAGGTTTATTTAAAATTAAACTCACGAATCCTTGTTCGAATTTTGAAAATCGAGCGAAGCCCGCTATCAATATTGAAGAGTTAAATTCTGGACTTTATGTGCTCAGACGCTTGGCTGTAGCCTTAGAAGCAGGCTATTTGGGGGGTGGGTCTGTCATTAATCCAAATAATAGAATTTTTCCTGGGGGAGAGTGTGGGATTCGGAGAGTGTGGGAAGGTAGTGTGCCTGCCTCTGGAGCGATTTCCGGTACTACAGTAGCTGAAATTAAACAAAATACAGCAAAAGTATTAGTGACTACCATCACAGATAGCCTAAATGCCTTAATAGAGGAAGTTTCAGAACTACCTATGACTCAGGTAGCAAGTGTATCTGCAACCCTTGTTTTGATGGCCGCCTATCAACAAAACCCGACTCTTATCGAGACAGAACAAGGTGGTGTATTTGCTAGCGCGCATATTCCTTCCGATGAGGCCATTAAGGAAGTCATAAAAAAAGAAAAAGAACAAGCAATCCAAGAAGGAAAAGATCGTGTTACTGCACAACTGACAGCGCAAGGCGCTTCTGAGAAAGTGATAGAAGACTCTTTGAAGGATTATGAGGAACATTACGTTTCCGAGTATTTTAACACACATGTGAAACAAGCTCTTCTGAAACATCGTGCAAACATTGGAGAGAATATCCAAATGATGCTGGACAAGTGCTTGGCACTAGGCCCAGCCGTTCCAGATGCTTTAACCAAAGATAATGTCAAAGAAGCTAATGCAAAGTGGGTTCTGAAAGCTTGGATGGATGCATTTAATCGTGCTATGGAAACTGAATCAGCCTTGGGAGGGGATAAAGCGATCGTTGAAGCTGTGCTCAAAATGATTCCATATGCAGAACCAACACACCCCAAGTTAAATGACGCGGACATCAATGCCATTTATACACAAGCTGCATTACCACCTCCAGAAGTGATGGATTATTACCTGACAAGTCAAGATGCGGGGATCTGTAAAGGAGAAGTGGTCAAGGCTTTTCAACAAGCCACTCAGAATCTAGCAGCTGTACGAGCTGATATAGAAGCTAATATTGAAGAGTTAGAAGTCAAAAAAACATCTTTCCAGCAAGCCCAAGCCTCCTTAGAGAGCATGTTAGAGGGAGTGAAACGACTCAATGATAATAAGAAATTTACATCTGTACGATTATCTTCCGTTATGGAGTGCTATGCAGGACTCTTGGCGTTATCGCAAATGTCTGGGGTATTAGAAACTAAAGGTATTAATCTTATAACAGAGTATGTAAACAGGTTTTTGCAATTAAATAATGGCAATACGGCACAAACGTTAGCACATGTAATATCTTACGTGGCAGCTTATTGCGAAGTCGCTGAGAGCACCATGGCCAATACAATTCTGGAAGCACAGAAGAATACAGTAGTTCAAAAAGTCAAAGCTAAATTTCAAGAGCTTAACCAACGAACATTTTGTGGAACCTTAACTGCACCATCAGACACAGAATTACAAAATAATTATATAGAAGGAAGAAATGGGGTGTGCCAAGCTTATTTCAGCAAGTTTGTGGATTCGGTGATTACAAGTGGCTTAGACCTTTCTTCGGCAGCTACTCAGGCACAGACTATGCTTGCAGAGTTTCAGACCAAGGCGGCGGAGTATCTCAACACCTTCCAAACTAAAATAGATGCCCTTAAACAAGCTTATGAAGATTTGGATCCAACAAAGGCATCATTTAATGCCTCTGCAGGGGGACAAGCTTCTTTGCGAGAAAAAGCTGTCAATAGCTGGGTCGAGTCTACAAGTTTGGGTTCTGCTTTTATTCATCTTATTCTCAATACACAGATTCCTAAGCAGGAAAACTTCTTAAATCCTTTGATTCAAGAAGTGAACTTCAATAACGTGGCAGCAAATGCTGTGAATGACTTGTTGTCGATCACTAATAATTTCTCTACTTCTTCTGTATACTACAACCTGTCCTCCTATCTTGTAGAAAGTAGAGAAGGACAGAATTATTTTTGTGGAGATTTCTTCGAGTTTCTTAGCGCTTTAGCTAAAGAGCGAGAGTATATTGCAAGGGACATCAACAGCTGTTATCGGGCTCAAGCGTTTGGGAAAGCTCTGTTGGCAAAAGTAGAAGCTTTAGCTACTGGGAATAAAGTGACCGCAGCTCAAGCCAATAGTATGCGTACGCAGACGAATTTGTACTTATCTTTTATTCAGATCATTGTTGAACAATTGGCGGTTTTAGACTCTTTGTTAAGAAGTTTTTATTATAACCCCCTACAAAAAGATGGTAAGTACGATGCCAATAAGTACGAGATCAGAGGGCCGACCGATTGGATTTCGACGTTAGCGAGTTTGGAAGGCTATGCTGCTAATGGATTCGATAAAGCGAGTCCTTCTGGGGGATTAGGGCCGATGCATACGCTAGTGCAAACGGATCAACACGATTATTTGACGCAAAGCCAAACACAACAATTGAATTTACAAAACCAAATGACAAACATTCAACAGGAGTGGACGCTGGTTTCCACTTCTATGCAAGTTCTTAATGGGATTTTGTCCCATTTGGCGGCGGAAATTTATACCAATTAA